In Streptomyces sp. SN-593, a single genomic region encodes these proteins:
- a CDS encoding polysaccharide deacetylase family protein — protein MAERGRIPQQPYGPGGQGPYGWDGGPGRRRSAPQGVAIALAVAVVVLAAVVSAVVAPGPGKRSAAGAPKAPHGSARPGAGSTGGGGDGKSGGTATPGGGYPVVPDSIVHAAETPGKAVNITIDDGPDPVWTPQVLQVLRKHHVHATFCMIGPQARDNPALVRAVVAGGHRLCDHTVHHDEGMDKKPVAYQESEILDALNMIEKASGGARVYYYRAPGGAFTPPSRAFAAQHGLRPLGWNVDTEDYQRKGVATIVGTVKYEIGNGPTILFHDGGGDRSQTVAALDQTLTWLQQQGYAFSFPQVD, from the coding sequence ATGGCGGAACGGGGACGGATACCGCAGCAGCCGTACGGGCCGGGCGGGCAGGGCCCGTACGGCTGGGACGGCGGGCCGGGCCGTCGGCGGTCGGCGCCGCAGGGCGTCGCGATCGCCCTGGCCGTCGCCGTGGTGGTGCTCGCCGCCGTGGTCAGCGCCGTCGTCGCGCCCGGCCCCGGCAAGCGGTCGGCGGCCGGCGCCCCGAAGGCGCCGCACGGCTCCGCGCGACCCGGTGCGGGGAGCACCGGGGGCGGCGGCGACGGGAAGTCCGGCGGCACCGCGACCCCCGGCGGCGGGTACCCGGTCGTGCCCGACTCGATCGTGCACGCCGCTGAGACCCCCGGAAAGGCCGTCAACATCACCATCGACGACGGCCCGGACCCGGTCTGGACCCCGCAGGTCCTCCAGGTGCTGAGGAAGCACCACGTGCACGCCACCTTCTGCATGATCGGCCCGCAGGCTCGCGACAACCCCGCCCTGGTCCGCGCCGTCGTCGCCGGCGGCCACCGGCTGTGCGACCACACCGTCCACCACGACGAGGGCATGGACAAGAAGCCGGTCGCCTACCAGGAGTCGGAGATCCTGGACGCGCTGAACATGATCGAGAAGGCGTCCGGCGGGGCCCGGGTGTACTACTACCGCGCCCCCGGCGGCGCCTTCACCCCGCCCAGCCGCGCCTTCGCCGCCCAGCACGGCCTGCGCCCGCTCGGCTGGAACGTGGACACCGAGGACTACCAGCGCAAGGGCGTGGCGACCATCGTCGGCACCGTGAAGTACGAGATCGGCAACGGTCCGACCATCCTCTTCCACGACGGCGGCGGCGACCGCTCGCAGACCGTGGCCGCGCTCGACCAGACCCTGACCTGGCTCCAGCAGCAGGGCTACGCGTTCAGCTTCCCGCAGGTCGACTGA